The sequence TTTATATTTGCATTTTGAGACCAatggaaaaaaatcaaattcagaACCGTCGGATGGTCGAAAAACCATTTGATTTTGTAAGACAGATAGTAACTGGAATCAATGGGGGACCGAATAGAAGATTATAACGTACGAAAATTGAATGCAGAATAGATCAGGGTCGTTATAATGGAAGCTTGAAAGAAGGGTTCATTCTCAGCCACGATTTATATTTGCACTTTGAGACCAatggaaaaaaatcaaattcagaACCGTCCGATGGTCAAAAAACCATTTGATTTTGTAAGATAGATAGTAACTGGAATCAATGGGTGACTGAATAGAAGATTATAACGTACGAAAATTGAATGCAAAATAGATCAGGGTCGTTAGATGGAAGCTTGAAAGAAGGGTTAATTCTAAGCCACGATTTATATTTGCACTTTGAGACCAATAGAAGCCATCGATTGCCTTAAAAATCAAATTCAGAACCGTCGGATGGTCAAAAAACCATTTGATTTTGTAAGATAGATTGTCAGCCACGATTTGTATTTGCACTTTGAGACCAATGGAAGCCATCGATTGCCTTAAAAATCAAATTCAGAACCGTCGGATGGTCAAAAAACCATTTGATTTTGTAAGATAGACTCAGACACGATTTATATTTGCACTTTGAGACCAATGAAAGCCATCGATTTCCTTAAAAATCAAATTCAGAACCGTCGGATGGTCAAAAAACCATTTGATTTTGTAAGATAGATTCTCAGCCACGATTTATATATAGATTCTCAGCCACGATTTATATTTGCACTTTGAGACCAATGGAAGCCATCGATTGCCTTAAAAATCAAATTCAGAACCGTCGGATGGTCAAAAAACCATTTGATTTTGTAAGATAGATTCTCTGTCACGATTTATATTTGCACTTTGAGACCAATGGAAGCCATcggttgcctaaaaaatcaaatTCAGAACCGTCGGATGGTCAAAAAACCATTTGATTTTGTAAGatagattaattcaattgaacCTCCAAGAAAGTTGAGTTAACACTTCCACGCATCAATCATGTTCTAGTTCGTTTTCAATATCCATTTAAAATATACTAATTAATCTTTTTATGCATCAATCATACACTAGTTCAATTTCATTATCCATCTAAAATGTATcccttaaataatatttttagaaaaaataaaaatgaggatagtaAAATAATTCTTCCAATTTTAACTCGACAGTAAAACTGATCTAAAAGATAGAGTGTGCAGTGTAGTTATTTCGATCTTCCGGACACGCATTTTTAACCTTGTGGAAGTAGTAAGATTCGGGTTGAAACCAAACCAGGTACCAGTTAACTACAAAAAGGAAGGACATGTGTCAGAATATGGGATTCTTATAATATTTTATATGGAAAGCTTTAGTATTAGGGTTATATTTCGTATGACTTGATTTACAAGCAATTGTTTGTTGAATACAAAGTTACACCAGCACTGTGGGATTTCTAGGTAGATCATTTCATtcaataataaaattttattttattttatttttctagttctaagTTGGTATTAGATCAAGTTCGATCCTGACCTTGCCCACTTTGTTGTTTCTCAACCGGTGGCGGTAGTTTTCAATACTATCGTCTGCCAGATTTTCATCCGCTGTAGTACTATGTGTTTTGTTTTAGGTTCaggttttttattttaggttttcatCCATTTTGGTCAAATCCTAAATCTAACCTCCCGTATTCCAAGTTATCAAATTTTGCTGAAGACGGTAGCGGTATACTCTTTTATTTTGGCTCCTTTTCGGTAGTTTTTATTCGTATATAGATGGTTCTGATACGTTATGTAGATTGGCATGGGGTTCTTGTAATAAATTATGTTTTTCCTATGATGCGTGGTTCTACGTCAGCTTTTTCTAATCCCCGTTTTACAATGTATTTTTTATCGATGGTTCTTAATTACATACTCAATCAACGGTTTTGTGAATTTCGCTATTTTTGGCGGCCTTCCTGATCGGTATTTCTTCTTATGTTTCTTTGGCGTTTATTGACACCGCACTTCGTCGACAGTTTTGGCCAACCCCATATAGTTTTTCAATCCCCATGCGATTAAGGAAAGGTGTTCGAGTATAGGATTGGTTATAGTATTTTATATGGAAAGCTTTAGTATTAGGGTTATATTTAGTATGACTTGATTTAcatgcaattgtcttctgaacACCAAGTTATCATCTCATTCAATGATAAAATTGAATTTCATTTTAAATTCCTAGTTTTAAGTACATATATATATTCTTTGAACCTACAACAAAATAGGGGTCCGGATGAggttgaagaaaaccaaaagccAAGTTGCAACAGTGCAATATTTGGCTATCGATATgcattatttattaatttttaaatAGGAGTAATAGGGTTGAATAATCAAGGAGGTCATTGGTGAAGAAGCATTATTGGTTACATGTGCAAGTCGGATCATTCACAAACTTATCTTGCCATTTAAACCTTCAAGTTTGATTGGGATTGCAATCCAAATTCCAAGCTTTTGTAGTGGATTCTTGTTAGGAGTTGGATTCAACGAATTTTCAATTTCCCCGTCTGGAAATCCTGGTACGGCAAAAGTATAAATTCACATACAAGGTTGTTGTCTTGTCCACTCTAGTGCAAAATTCTAATGACAAAATAGTTGTTGCCCCAAAAAGGAGCTGTACTTGTTCTGACACGCACAAGTCACACGAGTAACAAGATTAGCAAGTCGATCAAATTACCAAGTTTTGAGTAATAGGCAGGAAAATGGGAAAAAAAGAATTTAATCTTTTTGCTTTGGATTTTCAAATGATCTGAGATATAGATtttctgggaatatttttattttaactgAATGTCATTTATCATGTGGGAGTGGAGGTTACGATATCTAAATCAAATCTCGGTTATTGAATAATTTTGTGAGTTCAACTAGTTTATCTACTCCTAGCTACGTAAGAGAGATAGGAACACTACAACAACCACGTCCATGAAAGTGCTAACACGATGTTGACCATGATGTCTAAGGATGAGAAAGTTAGTTTTGCTTCTTTTCCCTTGTCTTGGATGATAATCTTTCTTTTTTAATGCTAGATAAAGACAATGATGAcaatggtgatgatgatcaaAGAAAGCCTTGTAATTGATAATGACCCTCGCTGTCGGTACAAACCCCGACTAGTCCATAACATGAAAAATCAAAGCCAAACAAATGGTTTAGCTCGACCAAATTAACAGTGACATTTCTATTTTTGGCTCTGGCGCTGCATCTAATTAGGCGTTGGCAACAATTTAGTTCTGCAATGCTACCACCAGAGTCCAAGAAGTTTCTTCCTAATTAATCTGGAAACCAAATTAAACAAAGAAGCTGGCTTTTCGGAATTCAAACGTGCATCAAAAACCCGATTTTGTACTATCGAATTAAGAATCAGTAAACTACATTTCCTTGTTGCAATAGACAAAAAAGGATGGGTTGACCTTGATGTTAACAAAAATTAATTGATTATAAATTAGAACCTATCATCAAACAGATTTTTAATGAACTAAATTTAGTAGTATACAAATTGGAAAAGTACATTTTACTTGCCATGCATGCACATGAGCCTGCACAAATAATGGATCATGCATCCAATGGGAAACCCCTTAACTCAAAGTCCACACACCGACCATTAAAGGCTCATAAAGTGATTAGTTGTTCACAACTTACAcacaataaaaaaaagaaagggaattTTGACAATTTTCTCTTTGACTAATTTACCCTTGACTACCAAGCAACACACCAAATAAATCAGCTTCCCGGCGTAACTAAGCTGGAACATGTATGGTCCTAATGACATCTTTTGGCCGGAGCATCCGCCCCTCAAAATATTGGCATCCTAAAGGTAATTTTAAAAGTGTGGCCCGTCCATTCATATCTCTCCTCCTATTACTTTTCCCCCAACTTTAATGCGGATCGTGCTACAGTTTCTACAATGACATCCAAGAGGACATACTTAATTCGATTTATGTGCATCCAAAATGGTGTTTAGTTACATGATTACTTCTATGTTAGTGGATCCGAAGTGTGGTCTATCTGTGGATTGATGCAGGAAACATCACCAGCCATGTGAAGCTCAGGTTCTAAAGGAATGTGAAAAATCAAAGGGGTCATTTCGTCCTTCTTATTATTTCAAGCCTCCTCAACTTATGAATGAGTAAAGATGAAAGAATTAAAAATCGACAATATTAGATAAACAAATTTTATTAATTACCCCTATAAGAAAATTAATCAAacccaataataataattaagaattTAATTAACAATAACAATCATGATTAAAAACTTAAATTGACATTCCTATTTTTTGTTTGTGAGCAAATCTTTGTATTGCATGATTGAATCAAGTCTTtgcaacttcaactgattcttgaatctattaatgaaatcatcaGCTTtagcatcaacttcttcatcaacTACTCTtccctcttcatcatcatctgaaaATTCCTTCTTATGATGATCATTCATTGATTgactcttcttttctttcgcagtCAAATTTAATctcctatcttcttcttcttgacgaGCATCAAACTCTCCAAAATGACCAAGAACATCTGATTTTGCACTCATcaatttcttcttattcttcgtaATCGGAGTCTTTGTCACGGACTTTTTCTTCTCAAGAGCTCTATGATCTAGAAAATCATGATCATGTTCATGGAATTGATCTACAGGTTGCTTTTGAAAATTTGGGATGAAATCCTGATAGAGATTAATCGATTTAAGACGTTCTAAGATCGATGGAGCTCTCGCCAACGGCGGAGGTGGCGGTGGTGCTCTAGCTAATGGAGCAGCGGCGGGCGTTGGTCGCTGTTTTTGAGCCGGTGATCTTGGTGATTGTTGCTGTTGAGTGTCATGTTGTTGGACTACTTTCACTTTGCTCTTTTTATTCTCAAGAGCTCTATGATCAAGAAAATCACGATTCTTGGAGTCTTTGGAACTACATAATTTCTCTAACTGAGCAGTTTCCTCTTCATGATGCTCTAAATGATGATTATTTGAATGAAATGGGTTAAAATCATCTGCTTTGTAATGATAAAGATTGATCGACTTCAACCGGTCTAAAATCGACGGAGCTCTAGCCAATGGTTGCCGTTGTGGTTGTTGCTGCTGCGGCGGCGGTTGTTCATAGTGGTTTTGTGATGAGACAAAGCCAGAAGAAACTGGTACCGGATCAGGTTGTTGAAAAGTATGGATCGAAGAAAATGGGTTTAGATCTTCTGTTTTAAAATGGTAAAGATTTATAGATTTGAGTCTTTCGATCACTGTTGATGGTCCTCTAACCAGTTGTGGATGTTGATAATTAGATCCGCCTCTACTTTCTTGTTGTTGTGGTGGCGGCGGCTGAAATCCTCTGCTGTCATGTTGCGGTTGTAGTGGGTGTTGGTGCTGTTGTTTGTGTTTGGATCCAAAACTGGAAGTTACAGCAATGATACCAATGACTAAGTTTAaggcaagaaaaagaaaagttggtGTAAACCAACTTGAGATCGTAGGTATTGTTTCTTCGAGCATCGTATGATTGAACGAATGAATcggaacagaagaagaagaagagagctcAGGAATGAAGATCTGAGGAATGAAAAGAATGGCTTTCTCCTCTAGATTTTGAAGAGATCAGAAAGTTGTAAGAATCATTTTAAGAGGGTAATACGGCCCTGTGATACGGTCCCTTTATGGGTCTCAAATCAAgatcagaaatgaagtccagttTTTGAATCATGAGTGTCACGTGGCGTTATCTGAATGGATTTATGGAGCAAGATTCCAAAAGAGAAGGTTTGGTGGAAGGCGTATGGGATACCTTAAAATACCAATAAAAGAGCTGAAATTGTTCGAATTTGTTTAGTGGAGATATCAACGTTTGATGTCTGTTGGAAAATACGCTGCCAAGTTTCGTCACCAagggatttttttcttctttatttttcattATTAAACTTCAGGTCCACGAGGAGGACGAGGGTGGAACCTGGCGACATTTCTCTTTTATTCGATGGTAAAGGCTTTAAGTGGAACCCGGCATTTTATCACAGTCGGGATAAATTCAACTGAAAAAGCAGCTGTATACTAATCACTTTCAAATTACTCATCCTTTAATCATTTTCGAATTGCATCCTTTTAGCGTTTTTGGATTATGGCCAGCAGTTGAGATAGGAATAGTTATGTAGATGGCACAAATAGTTAAACTCACCATTGATGAGGGGACAAGTAAACATCTATCAGTTGGCCCATAACTTGTCGTAGCAAAAACCAATTGTGCAACTTATTTAAGCTAATTTTCATATGGCCCATAAATTAAAAGTGATTGGATGTTGTTTTTCAAATATAATTAGTGTTAGACAGCATTCTACAAACAAATCAATTCAAGGATAAAAATAGCTACCAACGTCGtgattgtgttgttactggttaTTTGGTTAGACATCACCATCTAATAAAAGCTATTCAAATTTTGAGGCATGTTACTAAAAAAACAAAAGGATCATTAggaagtaattttccaaaatgCCGTAACTAATTATTCTTGATTAATTAGCATTAATTAATCATTTTAGGCATTAATTAGCAATGTTAGATATGAGTCAACTAATGTAAATTGATCTTTAAAGCAACAAGCAACtaaaattttttgattttctttttcgaaAACACTACCCAGAATCCGTCGATGCAAATCATCCTATAAGTCGATTCCTCTGCATGATTTTCATGAAGCGGTGAACAAAACCCAAAACTGGTTGATACGATAAATCTACATAGACCGGTTCTGGGTAAATCAGAGATTTTCATCTTCTAAATTAACactttaaacatgtaaatcaatgatTAAATGATAATAACATAATGGGGTTGATGCAGATTTACCTTTTCTTCGCTGGTTCTGAGATCGTCGAACATGAAgatcaaaagaaaaacaatagaTTAGGGCATATGAAATTTAGAAAGATTAGATGAGAATAAAAAgtttttttgttttagatttttaagtttttgatttttaccGAAAATGGTTATGTATTTGTATTTATATGGGTTagtttttgtgattaatttgaggCTAGGCCGGTCTTTTTGGCTATTTAAACACCCCATAACCATTTCCAAAAGTTGGGAGAGGAAATTGATATCCTCAAATAATACTCCCAGGCCTCAAACTAGAAATGTGGTAAAACCCCGTCAAAGTAATAATTAATAATGTTAAATATGTGTCTATGAACCACACACAACACGTGTACTTGAAGTTTGAGTCAGTGAGAGGATTATTCTCATATATGCATTGCTTTTCCATTATGGAATACGTGCCTATGGTCAAGGCTTAGTAACACTGTAAATATAAGAGACATCAAATAAAATGGACATGTACAACTTTTTTTACCTAATGATTTGGAGAACCAAAT comes from Papaver somniferum cultivar HN1 chromosome 7, ASM357369v1, whole genome shotgun sequence and encodes:
- the LOC113295409 gene encoding alpha/beta-gliadin clone PW1215-like — its product is MLEETIPTISSWFTPTFLFLALNLVIGIIAVTSSFGSKHKQQHQHPLQPQHDSRGFQPPPPQQQESRGGSNYQHPQLVRGPSTVIERLKSINLYHFKTEDLNPFSSIHTFQQPDPVPVSSGFVSSQNHYEQPPPQQQQPQRQPLARAPSILDRLKSINLYHYKADDFNPFHSNNHHLEHHEEETAQLEKLCSSKDSKNRDFLDHRALENKKSKVKVVQQHDTQQQQSPRSPAQKQRPTPAAAPLARAPPPPPPLARAPSILERLKSINLYQDFIPNFQKQPVDQFHEHDHDFLDHRALEKKKSVTKTPITKNKKKLMSAKSDVLGHFGEFDARQEEEDRRLNLTAKEKKSQSMNDHHKKEFSDDDEEGRVVDEEVDAKADDFINRFKNQLKLQRLDSIMQYKDLLTNKK